A region from the Salidesulfovibrio onnuriiensis genome encodes:
- a CDS encoding FadR/GntR family transcriptional regulator, which yields MNKELLDPIKKSRISEQVADKLEELILTRQLKQGEKLPSERKLMQMVGVGRGAVREALRILEIKGYIESKQGIGAFVKNADGDIHIPLSHWLSDKNEILPNIFEVRLILEPDVAALAAKRITPKLLDELRATHEEFSQSVEQGDLPKSIMADAQFHELLAKATRNKLLIFTMGTLQKSIIMGWKASLKVPGRSMKTVHEHEEILNAVASGDAHKASAVMRKHLADATTELQDQGMEYER from the coding sequence ATGAACAAAGAACTCCTCGACCCCATAAAGAAATCCCGCATCTCCGAGCAGGTGGCCGACAAGCTGGAAGAGCTCATCCTCACCCGCCAATTGAAGCAGGGAGAAAAGCTGCCTTCGGAGCGCAAGCTCATGCAGATGGTCGGCGTGGGACGCGGAGCTGTCCGGGAAGCTCTTCGCATTCTCGAAATCAAGGGCTACATAGAATCCAAACAGGGGATCGGCGCATTCGTCAAAAACGCCGACGGCGACATACACATTCCCCTGTCCCATTGGCTTTCGGACAAAAACGAAATCCTACCCAATATTTTCGAAGTACGGCTTATTCTTGAACCGGACGTGGCCGCCCTGGCCGCCAAGCGGATCACCCCCAAGCTGCTGGATGAACTCCGCGCCACCCATGAGGAGTTTTCCCAAAGCGTAGAACAGGGGGACCTGCCCAAATCCATCATGGCTGACGCGCAATTCCACGAGCTTCTGGCCAAGGCCACCCGAAACAAGCTGCTCATCTTCACCATGGGTACCTTGCAAAAGTCCATCATCATGGGATGGAAGGCCAGCCTCAAGGTTCCCGGCCGCTCCATGAAGACGGTGCATGAACATGAGGAAATACTGAACGCAGTGGCAAGCGGCGACGCTCACAAGGCTTCCGCTGTCATGCGCAAACATTTGGCCGATGCCACCACCGAACTTCAGGACCAGGGAATGGAGTACGAGCGCTGA